A genomic window from Streptomyces sp. HUAS YS2 includes:
- a CDS encoding nitroreductase family deazaflavin-dependent oxidoreductase — MTATPYYLQGSPMAIRFNSIVGWLARHGISLMGSAEMSVRGRKSGQMQRIPVNPHTHDGAQYLVSARGHSQWVRNMRVAGGGELRVGRKVRTFTAVEIPDAEKLQVLRTYLEKWGWEVNQYFQGVTAKSTDEEIIAAASDHPVFRVTITP; from the coding sequence ATGACCGCCACGCCGTACTACCTCCAGGGCAGCCCGATGGCCATCCGCTTCAACAGCATCGTCGGCTGGCTCGCCCGGCACGGCATCAGCCTGATGGGCTCGGCCGAGATGTCGGTGCGCGGTCGCAAGAGCGGCCAGATGCAGCGCATCCCCGTCAACCCGCACACCCACGACGGCGCCCAGTACCTGGTGTCCGCCCGCGGCCACTCGCAGTGGGTGCGCAACATGCGCGTCGCCGGCGGGGGCGAACTGCGGGTCGGCCGCAAGGTCCGCACCTTCACCGCGGTCGAGATCCCGGACGCCGAGAAGCTCCAGGTGCTCCGCACCTACCTGGAGAAGTGGGGCTGGGAGGTCAACCAGTACTTCCAGGGGGTGACCGCGAAGTCCACCGACGAGGAGATCATCGCCGCCGCCTCCGACCACCCCGTCTTCCGCGTCACCATCACCCCGTGA
- a CDS encoding dipeptidase — protein MTAHPIAETVASLMPRAQSELAELVAFQSVADEAVAPRSECEAAANWVADALRAEDFQDVALLDTPDGSQSVYGVLPGPAGAPTVLLYAHYDVQPQLDESAWTSPAFELTERDGRWYGRGAADCKGGFIMHLLALRALKANGGVPVTVKVIVEGSEEQGTGGLERYAEAHPELLTADAVVIGDTGNFRLGLPTVTATLRGMTMIRVRIDTLEGNLHSGLFGGAAPDALAALIRVLDTLRAEDGSTVIDGLPADTVWEGLQYPEADFRADAKVLDGVGLPGNGSVADRIWARPAVTVIGIDCHPVAGATPSIPSTARAQISLRVPPGQDAAEATQLLYAHIEKRVPWNARVSFEQVGQGQPFRADVTSPAYTSMAEAMKLAYPGEEMQASGMGGSIPLCNTLAALYPEAEILLIGLSEPEAQIHAVNESVSPEELERLSIAEAHFLQNYARSKQG, from the coding sequence ATGACCGCCCATCCGATCGCCGAGACCGTCGCCTCCCTGATGCCCCGCGCTCAGTCGGAGCTCGCGGAACTGGTGGCTTTCCAGTCGGTGGCGGACGAGGCCGTGGCCCCGCGCAGCGAGTGCGAGGCCGCCGCGAACTGGGTCGCCGACGCGCTGCGCGCCGAGGACTTCCAGGACGTGGCGCTGCTCGACACGCCCGACGGCTCGCAGTCGGTGTACGGCGTGCTGCCCGGGCCGGCCGGCGCGCCGACCGTCCTGCTGTACGCGCACTACGACGTGCAGCCGCAGCTGGACGAGTCCGCCTGGACCTCCCCCGCGTTCGAGCTGACCGAGCGCGACGGCCGCTGGTACGGGCGTGGCGCGGCCGACTGCAAGGGCGGCTTCATCATGCACCTGCTCGCGCTGCGCGCCCTGAAGGCGAACGGCGGCGTCCCGGTGACGGTGAAGGTCATCGTCGAGGGCTCGGAGGAGCAGGGCACCGGCGGCCTGGAGCGGTACGCCGAGGCGCACCCCGAGCTGCTGACCGCCGACGCCGTCGTCATCGGCGACACGGGCAACTTCCGCCTCGGTCTGCCGACCGTCACCGCCACGCTGCGCGGCATGACGATGATCCGCGTCCGGATCGACACGCTGGAGGGGAACCTCCACTCCGGCCTGTTCGGCGGCGCCGCGCCGGACGCGCTGGCCGCGCTGATCCGCGTCCTGGACACGCTGCGCGCGGAGGACGGCTCGACGGTCATCGACGGTCTGCCTGCCGACACCGTCTGGGAGGGGCTGCAGTACCCGGAGGCCGACTTCCGTGCGGACGCCAAGGTCCTGGACGGCGTGGGTCTGCCGGGCAACGGCTCCGTCGCCGACCGGATCTGGGCCCGGCCGGCCGTCACCGTCATCGGCATCGACTGCCACCCGGTGGCCGGCGCGACGCCCTCGATCCCGTCCACCGCCCGCGCGCAGATCAGCCTGCGGGTGCCGCCCGGCCAGGACGCCGCCGAGGCGACCCAGCTGCTGTACGCGCACATCGAGAAGCGCGTGCCGTGGAACGCCCGGGTGAGCTTCGAGCAGGTCGGCCAGGGCCAGCCGTTCCGCGCGGACGTCACCAGCCCGGCGTACACCTCGATGGCCGAGGCGATGAAGCTCGCGTACCCCGGTGAGGAGATGCAGGCGTCCGGCATGGGCGGCTCCATCCCGCTGTGCAACACCCTCGCCGCGCTCTACCCGGAGGCGGAGATCCTGCTGATCGGCCTGAGCGAGCCGGAGGCGCAGATCCACGCGGTGAACGAGTCGGTGTCGCCGGAGGAGCTGGAGCGGCTCTCGATCGCCGAGGCGCACTTCCTGCAGAACTACGCCCGCTCGAAGCAGGGCTGA
- a CDS encoding sensor histidine kinase yields the protein MDAPRTGGPPWLRHWAAEEPGTGLPWRSTLVLAAFVLVGSGFAARNQLDRQPLDVWARLLLLAGPAMLLLRHRYPVPVVFGVAASALAYLAAGYPYGPVFVSVAVACYAAIVHGHRRAAWWALGLLWIGHVLAGHWLYRYLPPAGDGPAPWGQELPVAGFVVAILAASELVRVRREQWAQQRAERAAAERRRADEERLRIARELHDVLAHSLSVINVQAGVGLALLDGDPEQARSALTTIKAASKEALGEVRQVLDSLRTPGDAPRTPAPGLDRLPELVEQAAAAGLTVEVDRHGAAAPVPPNTDLAAFRIVQEALTNVVRHSGSRTARVRIDQAPDALELRIDDDGPATGGDAGGSGNGLAGMRERATALGGTIDAGTRPDGGFRVRARLPLRQKETP from the coding sequence ATGGACGCACCCCGCACCGGCGGCCCCCCGTGGCTGCGCCACTGGGCCGCCGAGGAGCCCGGAACGGGACTGCCGTGGCGGTCCACCCTCGTCCTCGCCGCGTTCGTCCTCGTCGGCAGCGGGTTCGCCGCGCGCAACCAGCTCGACCGGCAGCCCCTCGACGTGTGGGCGCGGCTCCTGCTGCTCGCCGGCCCGGCGATGCTGCTGCTGCGCCACCGGTACCCGGTCCCGGTCGTGTTCGGGGTGGCCGCGTCGGCGCTCGCATACCTCGCCGCGGGCTATCCGTACGGGCCGGTCTTCGTGAGCGTCGCCGTCGCCTGCTACGCGGCGATCGTGCACGGTCACCGGCGCGCCGCCTGGTGGGCGCTCGGCCTGCTCTGGATCGGTCATGTCCTCGCCGGCCACTGGCTCTACCGCTATCTGCCGCCCGCCGGCGACGGGCCGGCCCCCTGGGGCCAGGAGCTCCCGGTGGCCGGCTTCGTCGTGGCGATCCTCGCCGCCTCCGAACTCGTCCGGGTCCGCCGCGAGCAGTGGGCGCAGCAGCGCGCGGAACGGGCCGCCGCCGAGCGGCGCCGCGCGGACGAGGAACGGCTGCGCATCGCCCGCGAGCTCCACGACGTCCTCGCGCACTCCCTGTCCGTCATCAACGTCCAGGCGGGCGTGGGCCTCGCGCTCCTCGACGGCGACCCGGAGCAGGCGCGCAGCGCGCTCACCACCATCAAGGCGGCCAGCAAGGAGGCGCTCGGCGAGGTCCGGCAGGTGCTGGACTCGCTGCGCACCCCAGGCGACGCGCCGCGCACCCCCGCGCCCGGCCTCGACCGGCTGCCGGAACTCGTCGAACAGGCCGCCGCGGCCGGGCTCACCGTCGAGGTGGACCGGCACGGCGCCGCCGCACCCGTCCCGCCCAACACCGACCTGGCCGCTTTCCGGATCGTCCAGGAGGCGCTCACCAACGTCGTCCGCCACTCCGGCTCCCGCACCGCAAGGGTCCGGATCGACCAGGCGCCGGACGCGCTGGAGCTGCGGATCGACGACGACGGTCCGGCCACCGGCGGCGACGCGGGCGGCAGCGGCAACGGCCTTGCCGGAATGCGGGAGCGGGCGACGGCCCTCGGTGGCACGATCGACGCGGGCACCCGGCCCGACGGCGGGTTCCGGGTGCGCGCCAGACTCCCCCTGCGGCAGAAGGAGACACCGTGA
- a CDS encoding MFS transporter, with the protein MPLLNKVATAVPGGLGGDTAAPSLSRLRSALTLFFALDGFLFAGWVVRIPAIKQQTGASSADLGLALLGVSAGAVVTMTLTGRLCRRFGSHPVTVVTAVLLSLSIALPALTRSPLALGLVLLVFGAAYGGINVAMNSAAVDLVAALRRPVMPGFHAAFSLGGMLGAGLGGLVAGSVSPTAHLLGLTLAGLLLTALGGPTLLRRPSPAPPESVAAPATGGRPAAAPGARVTVLVLGVIALCTAYGEGALADWGALHLEQDLHARPGVAAAGYAVFALTMTAGRLSGTALLERLGQTRTLVAGGATAAAGMLLGALAPSVWAALLGFAVTGLGLANIFPVAVARAGAIAGPSGVATASTLGYGGMLLGPPSIGLLADRFSLPAALTTVAVLAAGAALIGFATRDTATG; encoded by the coding sequence GTGCCGCTACTAAACAAAGTCGCGACGGCCGTTCCGGGGGGCCTTGGCGGAGACACCGCAGCGCCCTCCCTGTCCCGCCTCCGCTCCGCCCTCACCCTGTTCTTCGCACTCGACGGCTTCCTCTTCGCCGGCTGGGTGGTCCGCATCCCGGCCATCAAGCAGCAGACCGGCGCCTCCTCGGCCGACCTCGGCCTCGCCCTGCTCGGCGTCTCGGCCGGCGCGGTCGTGACCATGACGCTGACGGGCCGGCTCTGCCGGCGGTTCGGCAGCCACCCGGTCACCGTCGTCACCGCGGTCCTCCTCTCGCTCAGCATCGCGCTGCCCGCCCTCACCCGCTCACCGCTCGCCCTGGGCCTGGTCCTGCTGGTCTTCGGAGCCGCGTACGGCGGCATCAACGTGGCGATGAACAGCGCGGCGGTCGACCTCGTCGCGGCGCTGCGACGGCCCGTGATGCCCGGATTCCACGCCGCGTTCAGCCTCGGCGGCATGCTCGGCGCGGGCCTCGGCGGGCTCGTCGCCGGTTCCGTCTCCCCCACCGCGCACCTCCTCGGCCTGACGCTCGCCGGTCTCCTCCTCACCGCGCTGGGCGGGCCGACCCTGCTGCGCCGTCCCTCCCCCGCGCCGCCGGAGTCCGTCGCCGCCCCGGCGACGGGCGGGCGACCCGCCGCCGCACCCGGGGCGCGCGTAACCGTCCTCGTCCTCGGCGTGATCGCGCTGTGCACGGCGTACGGCGAGGGCGCACTCGCCGACTGGGGCGCGCTCCACCTGGAGCAGGACCTGCACGCCCGTCCGGGCGTCGCCGCGGCCGGGTACGCGGTGTTCGCGCTGACCATGACCGCCGGCCGGCTCTCCGGTACGGCGCTGCTCGAACGCCTCGGCCAGACCCGCACGTTGGTGGCGGGTGGCGCGACGGCCGCGGCCGGCATGCTGCTGGGCGCGCTCGCCCCGAGCGTGTGGGCCGCGCTGCTGGGATTCGCGGTCACGGGCCTCGGGCTGGCCAACATCTTCCCGGTCGCGGTGGCGCGCGCCGGCGCGATCGCCGGCCCGTCCGGGGTCGCGACCGCTTCCACGCTCGGCTACGGCGGGATGCTCCTGGGCCCGCCGTCGATCGGCCTCCTGGCCGACCGCTTCTCGCTGCCGGCCGCCCTGACGACGGTCGCCGTCCTCGCGGCGGGCGCGGCGCTGATCGGCTTCGCCACCCGCGACACCGCCACAGGCTGA
- a CDS encoding MarR family transcriptional regulator, which yields MAAKKSERALVQEWRDVLALHARTTCELDRALHGYGIGASDFEVLDVLAEAAPADGGTAFRVQELAARVHLSQSALSRLVARLEKSGLVARGMCGEDRRGVRVVLTDAGRERYAEVLPLQRAVLKRMLDEGAAGTTPGATTR from the coding sequence ATGGCAGCGAAGAAGTCCGAGCGTGCGCTCGTGCAGGAGTGGCGGGACGTCCTCGCGCTGCATGCCCGGACCACCTGCGAGCTGGATCGCGCGCTGCACGGGTACGGGATCGGCGCCAGCGACTTCGAGGTGCTCGACGTGCTCGCCGAGGCGGCGCCCGCCGACGGCGGCACCGCCTTCCGGGTCCAGGAACTGGCGGCGCGGGTCCACCTCAGCCAGAGCGCCCTGTCGCGTCTGGTGGCCCGGCTGGAGAAGAGCGGCCTGGTCGCGCGCGGAATGTGCGGCGAGGACCGGCGCGGCGTGCGCGTAGTGCTCACCGATGCCGGCCGGGAGCGGTACGCCGAGGTGCTGCCGCTGCAACGGGCCGTGCTGAAAAGGATGTTGGACGAAGGGGCCGCGGGAACGACCCCGGGAGCTACGACCAGGTGA
- a CDS encoding MFS transporter, whose product MTTPPNSPATQDRWSPRLWGTLLVLCAAMFLDALDVSMVGVALPSIATDLGLSTATLQWIVSGYILGYGGLLLLGGRAADLLGRRRVFLIALGVFALASLLGGLVDSGPLLIASRFIKGLSAAFTAPAGLSIITTTFKEGPQRNRALSIYTTCAATGFSMGLVLSGLLTELSWRWTMLLPAPIALIALAFALKLIPHSAREEGRGGYDLPGAVTGTAAMLLLVFTVVQAPEAGWGSARTLLSFLATAALLAAFVTIERRSASPLVRLGVLRSGSQVRAQLGAAAFFGSYVAFQFIVTQYMQSLLGWSALQTALAFLPAGLLVALSSTKIGGIVDRFGTPRVIAVGFTLLVVGYALFLRVSLTPQYAAVILPSMLLLGAACALVFPSLNIQATNGVADEEQGMVSGLLNTSVQVGGALFLAVVTAVITADGAGGGSPQAVLDSYRPGLAVVTVIALAGLLITLPGLRTRQRQESLVVAKSAEAPAAAETPVSAEEPVGARD is encoded by the coding sequence ATGACCACTCCGCCCAACTCCCCTGCCACACAGGACCGATGGAGCCCGCGCCTGTGGGGCACCCTGCTCGTGCTCTGCGCCGCGATGTTCCTGGACGCCCTCGACGTCTCCATGGTCGGCGTCGCCCTGCCGTCCATCGCCACCGATCTCGGTCTGTCCACAGCCACCCTGCAGTGGATCGTCAGCGGCTACATCCTCGGCTACGGCGGCCTCCTGCTGCTCGGCGGCCGCGCGGCCGACCTGCTCGGCCGTCGCCGCGTCTTCCTGATCGCGCTCGGCGTCTTCGCGCTCGCGTCCCTGCTCGGCGGCCTGGTCGACTCCGGCCCGCTGCTGATCGCCAGCCGCTTCATCAAGGGCCTGAGCGCCGCGTTCACCGCGCCCGCCGGGCTCTCGATCATCACCACGACCTTCAAGGAGGGCCCGCAGCGCAACCGGGCCCTGTCCATCTACACCACCTGCGCCGCCACCGGCTTCTCCATGGGGCTGGTGCTGTCCGGCCTGCTCACCGAGCTGAGCTGGCGCTGGACGATGCTGCTGCCCGCGCCGATCGCCCTGATCGCGCTCGCCTTCGCCCTGAAGCTGATCCCGCACAGCGCCCGCGAAGAGGGCCGCGGCGGCTACGACCTGCCGGGCGCCGTCACCGGCACGGCCGCGATGCTGCTCCTCGTCTTCACCGTCGTGCAGGCCCCCGAGGCGGGCTGGGGATCCGCCCGAACGCTGCTGTCCTTCCTGGCGACCGCCGCGCTGCTCGCCGCCTTCGTCACCATCGAGCGGCGGAGCGCGAGCCCGCTGGTCCGGCTCGGGGTGCTGCGGTCCGGCTCGCAGGTCCGGGCCCAGCTCGGCGCGGCCGCGTTCTTCGGCTCGTACGTGGCCTTCCAGTTCATCGTGACCCAGTACATGCAGTCGCTGCTCGGCTGGTCGGCGCTGCAGACCGCGCTCGCCTTCCTGCCGGCCGGCCTGCTGGTGGCACTGTCCTCGACGAAGATCGGCGGGATCGTCGACCGGTTCGGCACGCCCCGGGTGATCGCCGTCGGCTTCACGCTCCTCGTCGTCGGGTACGCCCTCTTCCTGCGCGTCTCGCTCACCCCGCAGTACGCGGCGGTGATCCTGCCGTCGATGCTGCTGCTCGGCGCCGCCTGCGCCCTGGTCTTCCCGTCGCTCAACATCCAGGCCACCAACGGCGTGGCGGACGAGGAGCAGGGCATGGTCTCCGGGCTCCTGAACACCTCGGTCCAGGTCGGCGGCGCGCTCTTCCTGGCCGTCGTCACCGCCGTGATCACGGCGGACGGGGCCGGCGGCGGCTCGCCACAGGCGGTCCTGGACAGCTACCGGCCCGGCCTGGCCGTGGTGACCGTGATCGCCCTCGCCGGTCTGCTGATCACGCTGCCGGGGCTGCGCACCCGGCAGCGGCAGGAGTCGCTGGTGGTGGCGAAGTCCGCCGAGGCGCCCGCGGCGGCGGAGACTCCCGTGTCCGCAGAGGAGCCGGTCGGGGCGCGCGACTGA
- a CDS encoding TetR/AcrR family transcriptional regulator: MTSVQGARARARVEITATIKDEARRQLAAEGAAKLSLRAVAREVGMVSSALYRYFPSRDDLLTALIVDAYDAIGAAAESALAAAPAADHPARWAAVCRAVRAWALAHPHEYALIYGSPVPGYSAPQDTVGPASRVGQVLISVARGAYVSDGVALPPLGEKLRPEAERMAADFAPDLPPALAVTLVGAWSQLFGLISFEVFGQFTRIVEDRDGFFDDAAARLGREAGLLPRR, encoded by the coding sequence ATGACCAGCGTTCAAGGAGCCCGCGCCCGCGCCCGTGTCGAAATCACCGCGACCATCAAGGACGAGGCCCGCAGACAACTCGCCGCCGAGGGCGCGGCCAAGCTCTCGCTGCGGGCCGTCGCCCGCGAGGTCGGCATGGTCTCCTCCGCGCTCTACCGCTACTTCCCCAGCCGCGACGACCTCCTCACCGCCCTCATCGTCGACGCCTACGACGCGATCGGCGCCGCCGCCGAATCCGCCCTCGCCGCCGCGCCCGCCGCCGACCACCCAGCCCGCTGGGCCGCCGTCTGCCGCGCCGTCCGCGCCTGGGCCCTCGCCCACCCCCACGAGTACGCGCTGATCTACGGCTCCCCGGTACCCGGCTACTCCGCGCCTCAGGACACCGTCGGTCCCGCGTCCCGGGTCGGCCAGGTCCTGATCTCCGTCGCCCGCGGCGCCTACGTCTCCGACGGCGTCGCGCTGCCCCCGCTCGGCGAGAAGCTGCGCCCCGAGGCCGAGCGGATGGCCGCCGACTTCGCGCCCGATCTGCCGCCCGCGCTCGCCGTCACCCTGGTCGGCGCCTGGTCGCAGCTCTTCGGCCTGATCTCCTTCGAGGTGTTCGGCCAGTTCACCCGCATCGTCGAGGACCGCGACGGGTTCTTCGACGACGCCGCCGCCCGCCTGGGCCGCGAGGCGGGCCTGCTGCCCCGCCGCTGA
- a CDS encoding maleylpyruvate isomerase family mycothiol-dependent enzyme, with amino-acid sequence MSVAEHIAALDESGRALADAAAAAGLDAPVPTCPGWQVRDLLRHTTMVHRWAARFVAEGHTSYRPDGGEPQLDGEERLAHFHEGHAALVEALTKAPADLECWTFLPAPSPLAFWARRQAHETGVHRADAESALPSGPRPVDATLAVDGIDELLRAFHARDRSRVRTETTRVLRVRTTDTGDVWTVRLSPDAPRTTRTDDGPADCTLSGPAWQLRLMLWNRLPADAVDIAGDASLAALWRERSGITWS; translated from the coding sequence ATGAGCGTCGCTGAACACATCGCGGCCCTGGACGAGTCGGGCCGCGCGCTCGCCGACGCCGCAGCGGCGGCCGGACTCGACGCGCCGGTGCCGACCTGCCCCGGCTGGCAGGTCCGCGACCTGCTGCGACACACCACGATGGTGCACCGCTGGGCGGCCCGGTTCGTGGCCGAGGGTCACACCTCGTACCGACCCGACGGCGGCGAGCCGCAGTTGGACGGCGAGGAGCGCCTCGCCCACTTCCACGAGGGTCACGCCGCGCTGGTCGAGGCGCTGACGAAGGCGCCCGCGGACCTGGAGTGCTGGACCTTCCTGCCGGCCCCGTCGCCCCTCGCGTTCTGGGCCCGGCGGCAGGCCCACGAGACGGGCGTGCACCGCGCGGACGCCGAGTCCGCGCTGCCGTCCGGGCCGCGCCCGGTGGACGCGACCCTCGCCGTCGACGGCATCGACGAGCTGCTGCGCGCGTTCCACGCCCGCGACCGCAGCCGGGTCCGTACGGAGACGACGCGCGTCCTGCGGGTGCGGACCACGGACACCGGCGACGTGTGGACCGTGCGGCTCTCGCCGGACGCGCCGCGCACGACGCGTACCGACGACGGACCCGCCGACTGCACACTGTCCGGGCCCGCCTGGCAGCTCCGGTTGATGCTGTGGAACCGGCTCCCGGCCGACGCGGTGGACATCGCCGGAGACGCCTCGCTCGCCGCGCTCTGGCGGGAGCGGTCGGGCATCACCTGGTCGTAG
- a CDS encoding response regulator transcription factor produces the protein MIRVLLADDQSLVRAGFRALLDAQPDIDVAGEAADGDEAVALVRELRPDVVLMDIRMPRLDGLAATRAITGDPELGAVRVVMLTTFELDEYVFEAIRAGASGFLVKDTEPEELLRAVRAVVDGDALLSPGVTRRLIEEFAARSKGPAGPHGLDELTEREREVMALVGIGLSNDEIARRLVVSPLTAKTHVSRTMVKLGARDRAQLVVLAYESGLVRPGWLG, from the coding sequence GTGATCCGCGTACTGCTCGCCGACGACCAGTCGCTGGTCCGGGCCGGGTTCCGGGCGTTGCTCGACGCCCAGCCGGACATCGACGTGGCGGGGGAGGCCGCGGACGGTGACGAGGCGGTGGCGCTGGTCCGCGAACTACGCCCGGACGTCGTCCTGATGGACATCCGGATGCCGCGGCTCGACGGCCTGGCGGCGACCCGGGCGATCACCGGCGACCCGGAACTCGGCGCGGTCAGGGTGGTCATGCTGACCACCTTCGAACTCGACGAGTACGTCTTCGAGGCGATCCGCGCCGGCGCGTCCGGCTTCCTGGTGAAGGACACCGAGCCCGAGGAACTGCTGCGGGCGGTGCGGGCCGTGGTCGACGGCGACGCACTGCTGTCGCCCGGCGTGACCCGCCGGCTGATCGAGGAGTTCGCGGCACGCTCCAAGGGCCCCGCGGGCCCGCACGGCCTCGACGAACTCACCGAGCGGGAACGCGAGGTGATGGCGTTGGTCGGCATCGGGCTGTCCAACGACGAGATCGCCCGTCGGCTGGTCGTCAGCCCGCTGACCGCCAAGACGCACGTGAGCCGGACGATGGTGAAGCTCGGCGCCCGCGACCGCGCCCAACTGGTCGTGCTGGCCTACGAGTCGGGCCTGGTCCGGCCGGGCTGGCTGGGCTGA
- a CDS encoding SCO4225 family membrane protein, whose protein sequence is MQRLGTFVRLTFGNPLSLAYLGIVGLLVLLDRTSTAAPQSDASIMPGLLALGLAAPTGAVLFVARGMIGRDVIDEDVFIPAALVFSYVFQAFVLGFLYRWFRRRAARARAVPGPGAGWQNPAHGTDHERR, encoded by the coding sequence ATGCAGCGCCTGGGCACCTTCGTACGGCTCACCTTCGGCAACCCGCTCTCCCTGGCGTACCTCGGGATCGTGGGTCTGCTGGTGCTGCTCGACCGGACGTCGACGGCGGCCCCCCAGAGCGACGCCTCGATCATGCCGGGGCTGCTGGCCCTCGGCCTCGCCGCGCCGACGGGGGCCGTGCTGTTCGTGGCGCGGGGCATGATCGGCCGCGACGTGATCGACGAGGACGTCTTCATCCCGGCCGCGCTGGTCTTCTCGTACGTCTTCCAGGCATTCGTGCTCGGCTTCCTGTACCGCTGGTTCCGCCGCCGCGCGGCCCGCGCGCGGGCCGTACCCGGGCCGGGCGCGGGCTGGCAGAATCCCGCGCATGGAACCGATCATGAGCGTCGCTGA
- a CDS encoding geranylgeranyl reductase family protein produces MPEGELAGEPRGVWDVVVVGAGPAGASAAYAAAVAGRRVLLLEKAELPRYKTCGGGIIGPSRDALPPGFELPLQDRVHAVTFSMNGRFARTRRSRRMLFGLINRPEFDAGLVEQAQKAGAELRTGVAVSRVEQHGPAVPDRRTVAVVLADGETVLARAVVGADGSAGRIGAHVGVKLDQVDLGLEAEIPVPASVAEDWKGRVLIDWGPMPGSYGWVFPKGDTLTVGVISARGEGAATKRYLEDFIARLGLAGFEPAISSGHLTRCRSEDSPLSRGRVLVCGDAAGLLEPWTREGISFALRSGRLAGEWAVRIAESNDAVDARRQALNYAFAIKAGLGVEMAVGRRMLALFERRPGLLHATITGLRPAWNAFVDITRGATSLAGLVRSNAVARRALDLLDRRMAADDRRTRGVTTGAEESGTVTPDGHDADRASAPEAS; encoded by the coding sequence GTGCCGGAGGGTGAACTCGCCGGGGAGCCCCGGGGCGTGTGGGACGTCGTCGTGGTCGGGGCGGGCCCCGCGGGGGCGTCGGCCGCGTACGCGGCGGCGGTCGCCGGCCGGCGCGTGCTGCTCCTGGAGAAGGCGGAGCTGCCCCGCTACAAGACCTGCGGCGGCGGCATCATCGGTCCGTCCCGCGACGCGCTGCCGCCCGGCTTCGAACTGCCCCTGCAGGACCGGGTGCACGCCGTCACGTTCTCCATGAACGGACGCTTCGCCCGGACCCGCCGGTCCCGCCGGATGCTCTTCGGGCTCATCAACCGGCCGGAGTTCGACGCCGGTCTGGTCGAGCAGGCGCAGAAGGCCGGCGCGGAGCTGCGTACGGGCGTCGCGGTGTCGCGGGTCGAGCAGCACGGCCCGGCGGTGCCGGACCGCCGCACGGTCGCGGTCGTCCTCGCCGACGGCGAGACGGTCCTGGCGCGCGCGGTGGTCGGCGCGGACGGCAGCGCGGGCCGGATAGGGGCACATGTCGGGGTGAAGCTCGACCAGGTCGACCTGGGCCTGGAGGCGGAGATCCCGGTGCCGGCGTCCGTGGCCGAGGACTGGAAGGGCCGGGTGCTCATCGACTGGGGCCCGATGCCCGGCAGTTACGGCTGGGTGTTCCCCAAGGGCGACACGCTGACGGTCGGCGTCATCTCGGCGCGCGGCGAGGGCGCGGCGACCAAGCGGTACCTGGAGGACTTCATCGCCCGGCTCGGGCTCGCGGGCTTCGAACCGGCCATCTCGTCCGGCCATCTGACGCGCTGCCGGAGCGAGGACTCCCCGCTGTCCCGGGGCCGGGTGCTGGTCTGCGGCGACGCGGCGGGCCTGCTGGAGCCGTGGACCCGCGAGGGCATCTCGTTCGCGCTGCGCTCGGGACGGCTCGCGGGGGAGTGGGCGGTGCGGATCGCCGAGTCGAACGACGCGGTGGACGCTCGTCGGCAGGCGCTGAACTACGCGTTCGCGATCAAGGCGGGCCTCGGCGTGGAGATGGCCGTGGGGCGGCGGATGCTGGCGCTGTTCGAACGCCGGCCCGGGCTGCTGCACGCGACGATCACCGGCCTGCGGCCGGCCTGGAACGCCTTCGTGGACATCACCCGCGGCGCGACCTCGCTCGCCGGCCTGGTCCGCTCGAACGCGGTGGCGCGGCGCGCGCTGGACCTGCTGGACCGGCGGATGGCGGCGGACGACCGGCGGACCCGTGGCGTGACGACGGGCGCCGAGGAGTCCGGGACGGTCACGCCCGACGGGCACGACGCGGACCGGGCGAGCGCTCCCGAGGCGTCGTGA